The following are from one region of the Arcobacter defluvii genome:
- a CDS encoding NADH-quinone oxidoreductase subunit N, giving the protein MNQFLYLIPTLIILVGAIVLMFMSMYKRFNVKNFIVVSSFFLIIALGFTLVNITTSYSVQPYPHFLNNVLTFDSFSNFFNIMLIAGTLLTLLIGEHYFQHRSYFKGEFFSLLLFALFGMMILAHSNELVTAYIALEIASFSVYIMVGYNSDDAKRVEAIFKYLVLGSFIGAFYLLGVVLIYGATTSTNLADILTFITNANSQDMVLIYIGFTLILFTFLFKIAAFPFQSWLLDVYRGAPMIITAYMASTFKIAIFSFFLRVILEYIAPIVDFWDGIISVIIILTLVFGTWLAITQQIVKRMLAASSIVHTGYLLLAFIALSYKDGHIINLASAYAIMFYLIAYLLSALGAFGLASHIISETNVKVTYDDFKGLAKQRPFLAAMMTIFLFSLAGIPSTIGFIGKFYVFTEAISAGYTTLTIVAIIATIVSVYYYFKLVAMMYFYPAKEECVSIEFNDKRVSTYAIAFVAILTILGGIGSAIVFFIPVMNIDTIINLTQLSVQSLFIK; this is encoded by the coding sequence ATGAATCAATTTTTGTATTTAATTCCAACTCTTATTATTTTAGTTGGGGCAATTGTACTTATGTTTATGAGTATGTATAAAAGATTCAATGTTAAAAACTTTATTGTTGTTTCATCATTTTTCTTGATAATAGCATTAGGATTCACGCTAGTAAATATAACTACTTCATATTCAGTTCAACCTTATCCTCATTTTTTAAATAATGTTTTAACTTTTGATAGTTTTTCAAACTTTTTTAATATCATGTTGATTGCGGGAACATTATTAACTTTACTAATTGGTGAGCATTATTTTCAACATAGAAGTTATTTTAAAGGGGAATTTTTTTCTCTTCTACTTTTTGCACTATTTGGAATGATGATATTAGCTCACTCAAATGAATTAGTTACTGCATATATTGCACTTGAAATTGCATCTTTTTCTGTTTATATCATGGTTGGATACAATTCAGATGATGCAAAAAGAGTTGAAGCAATTTTTAAATATTTAGTTTTAGGTTCATTTATTGGAGCTTTTTATCTCTTGGGAGTAGTTCTAATTTATGGAGCGACAACAAGCACAAATTTAGCAGATATTTTAACATTTATTACAAATGCAAATTCTCAAGATATGGTTTTAATTTATATTGGATTTACTTTAATTTTATTTACTTTTTTATTCAAAATTGCAGCGTTTCCTTTCCAATCTTGGTTATTAGATGTTTATAGAGGTGCACCAATGATTATTACTGCATATATGGCATCTACATTTAAAATTGCAATTTTTTCTTTTTTCTTAAGAGTGATTTTAGAATATATAGCACCAATTGTTGATTTCTGGGATGGCATAATTTCAGTTATAATAATTTTAACTCTTGTATTTGGAACTTGGTTAGCAATTACTCAACAAATTGTAAAAAGAATGTTAGCTGCATCTTCTATTGTTCATACAGGTTATTTACTTCTTGCTTTTATTGCTTTAAGTTATAAAGATGGGCATATAATAAATCTTGCTTCTGCTTATGCAATAATGTTTTATTTAATTGCATATTTATTATCAGCTCTTGGAGCATTTGGATTAGCTTCGCATATTATTTCAGAAACAAATGTAAAAGTTACCTATGATGATTTTAAAGGTTTAGCAAAACAAAGACCATTTTTAGCAGCTATGATGACTATATTCTTATTTTCTCTTGCAGGAATTCCTTCAACAATAGGATTTATTGGAAAGTTTTATGTATTCACTGAAGCAATAAGTGCAGGTTATACTACGCTTACAATAGTTGCAATTATTGCAACTATTGTTTCTGTATATTATTATTTCAAACTTGTTGCAATGATGTATTTTTATCCAGCAAAAGAAGAGTGTGTGTCTATTGAATTTAATGATAAAAGAGTTTCAACTTATGCAATTGCTTTTGTTGCAATCTTGACTATTTTAGGTGGTATTGGTTCAGCAATTGTATTTTTTATACCTGTGATGAATATAGACACTATTATTAATTTAACTCAATTATCTGTTCAATCTTTATTTATAAAATAG
- a CDS encoding complex I subunit 4 family protein, which yields MSADILSFIIFLPAVVAVGLMLTTRDINTIRNIAFLTTTVILALVLKIYIEFEPSSGMQFVTNVPWIETYGINYYVGLDGFSLTILMMIAILIPTSYLLLWEGKTKGYWINMLLVQTGVTGAVLALDVVLFYFFWEVMLLPVFLLIGQYGFGNKVFTTIKVTVYTMVGSLLMFIAILYLGVSYHNEFGSWSFAYDKLMTITTIDYNTKVWLFLAFLAAFAIKIPIFPLHTWIMETYKNAPTGAVFLLSSIMAKLGVYAIVRFMIPIFPDIYVEFSTWFVAIGLFGLIYFGIAALMQDDIKRMFAYSSASHLSFISAGIFSLNSYGINGALYLIIAHAIATGALFLLVGLLQEQTGFKTIKDLGGIAKKAPIFTFIFAVMLFANIGLPGTNGFVSELLIIFGIYDFNHSLGYIAALTVIIGASYMLWMFQRAILQDRPEGSKELIMRDLKIKEIIGLIPWVILVFLMGLYPEIFINKFEPTVTHYLNDILHIGATK from the coding sequence ATGAGTGCAGATATACTTTCATTTATTATATTTTTACCTGCTGTTGTTGCTGTTGGATTAATGCTAACAACAAGAGATATAAATACAATTAGAAATATAGCTTTTTTAACTACAACTGTTATATTAGCCCTTGTATTAAAAATTTATATAGAGTTTGAACCAAGTTCAGGGATGCAATTTGTAACAAATGTTCCTTGGATAGAAACTTATGGGATAAATTATTATGTAGGATTAGATGGTTTTTCACTTACTATTTTAATGATGATTGCAATACTTATTCCTACATCTTATTTACTTTTATGGGAAGGAAAGACTAAGGGGTATTGGATAAATATGCTTTTAGTTCAAACAGGAGTAACTGGAGCAGTTCTAGCATTAGATGTTGTTTTATTTTATTTCTTTTGGGAAGTTATGCTTTTACCAGTATTTTTACTTATTGGTCAATATGGATTTGGGAATAAAGTATTTACTACAATAAAAGTAACTGTTTATACTATGGTAGGATCACTACTTATGTTTATTGCAATATTGTATCTTGGTGTTTCATATCATAATGAGTTTGGTTCGTGGTCTTTTGCTTATGATAAGTTGATGACTATTACAACTATTGATTATAATACTAAAGTATGGTTATTTTTAGCATTTTTAGCTGCATTTGCTATAAAAATCCCAATTTTTCCATTACATACTTGGATTATGGAAACATATAAAAATGCTCCAACTGGTGCAGTTTTCTTACTATCTTCTATTATGGCTAAACTTGGAGTTTATGCAATAGTTAGATTTATGATTCCAATTTTTCCAGATATTTATGTTGAGTTTTCAACTTGGTTTGTAGCAATTGGATTATTTGGACTTATTTACTTTGGAATTGCTGCACTAATGCAAGATGATATAAAAAGAATGTTTGCATACTCATCTGCTTCACACTTAAGTTTTATATCAGCAGGTATTTTTTCACTAAATTCTTATGGTATAAATGGAGCTTTATATTTAATAATTGCTCATGCAATTGCAACAGGAGCTCTATTTTTACTTGTAGGATTATTACAAGAACAAACTGGATTTAAAACAATCAAAGATTTAGGTGGAATTGCAAAAAAAGCTCCTATTTTTACTTTTATTTTTGCTGTAATGTTATTTGCAAATATAGGACTTCCTGGAACAAATGGTTTTGTTTCTGAATTATTAATAATTTTTGGAATTTACGATTTTAATCATTCATTAGGTTATATTGCTGCACTTACGGTTATTATTGGAGCTTCATATATGTTATGGATGTTTCAAAGAGCAATTTTACAAGATAGACCTGAAGGTTCAAAAGAACTTATTATGAGAGATTTAAAAATTAAAGAGATCATAGGTTTAATTCCATGGGTTATTTTAGTTTTCTTAATGGGTCTTTATCCAGAAATTTTTATAAATAAATTTGAACCAACAGTAACACATTATTTAAATGACATCTTACATATTGGAGCAACAAAATGA